In Mugil cephalus isolate CIBA_MC_2020 chromosome 7, CIBA_Mcephalus_1.1, whole genome shotgun sequence, the sequence CGGATCTGTGAACTTACACGAACTCTCCCGCTCTAGGCAACACCTCCCTTACCTCATAGTACGACATGATGTGGTCAGCCTCTCTCTCGTTTGTTGAGTGAAGCTGAGATTTCTGTCTGCTGGAGTTATATATCAGTTCATGCTCCTCCCCCAAACACTCAAACACATCTGTGTTCCTGCTGAGacgtttttcctgtttttcgaGGTGTCAGGTGCTGATAGTGGATCTATCACAGGATACGGAGTTGTTATGTGTGTTGCTTGAATTGTTTTGGCCCCCAGACCTCTGCTCGTCACATTGGCAACACAAAAGCATCGGACAATAAGTAATaattgtgcttgtgtgtgcgtgtaacaGTACTGCCCGAAACTCCACGGTCTGATAAATATGGACAAGCAGCATAAGTATCGGATCCCACCAGAGTGTGAACGCACTTGTCCTGTCCTGCGTCACTGTCTGTGCGATGATGATTATCACCCCTCTGCTGCTCACTTCTGGCAAACGCTATGTTGTAAGACTCTCTCTGATCTTTCACTATCAGCGAAGTGTGAGCACATACTTGTGATATTAGTGGGTCACGCCTCTGGGAGCAAAATAAAGGTTTGTCTCCTTTCAACGCTGATGTGAGCCTCACATGGAGCATGGAGAGTGCCGACGGGGTCGTCACAGACTTCCACTCAGTTTGATTCAGCATTAAAATGGCAAATAcgccaaataaaataaaactataaacataaatgaataataagaCTTAATGTTAAGTTCAAGTTATCATGTCTCTGGTTTGATTAATGTTGCATTAGTAGGAGGAGGTAATGGGGAAAGTGGAACTGTTTGCTGGTCTTGACTTCTTCTGAGTTTACATGTAAATTTAGTTAagttgtgaaatgttttaaacgTCAGTTTATGAATAGACTGTCTCCATTTCTCTAATCCAGGACTTTGTCTGCAGACACATTTCCTGCCACGGCCAAATCCCACCCTCTTCCAACATGCTAATCCTCTGAGTAAACACATACTCCAAAACAAACtaacttaaataaacaaaacaaaagaaaaaaaactgttaaactATGAAGGCTGGATACCCGGCTCCTTATCTGTGTCACACTTTCTCTACACTTCCTCAACATTAACCGAACCAggacagaaatgacagaaaccatcatcTCTGTGTCAGCCTCCAAGTTTTGGTGGatggaaaaagacaaagttGTGCTTTATCCTTATTGTTGGAGCAGCGGTCAGCTCACGTTTTTACATTTCACAGAACAGAAAACCAGTTAAATATGTAGATCAAAATAGAGACTTAATGATGAGTAATGGTAATTACAGGAGCAATGCATTAACACAGCCCTCACTCCGTCATTATGTGCCTTTACCTGACATTCGTACCTACAGATACAATGCTCCAGCTTTTATTACCCATCTTCACAACCACACGGAACCCTACATGTGTTTTGTGCGCGTTTTCTGCTCATTGGTTCTAGGCTACTGAGAACGTCTTCATTATGCTGAACCCAACTGTACTGTATTTTGATTATGAACATAAGTGGCGCCACCATGTGGCCTTTTGAAAATAAGCTCAACACAAAAGTCTACCTGTAAAAAGGGAACAAAATAAGAGCGACAGCttaacaatgttttgttttgtccacaaTCTGCCGTCAGCAGACACACGTTCAGTAAACATATTGACCAAATGGATCAAATATCCTGTACAACACTCACTACACATGTGATTTTACCAGAATTACTTCTGTTGGATGTAGTTATCATGtgagaaaacaacaatattaaCTATGCCACATGGACCCATAAGCCTTTACTCCAACAATTAAACTGAGGCAGATGTGGTGAAACCTTTTAAACTTCACTACTCCTTTATTCCCAGTTATGTTCACCATCACTTAATCATGCTTCAGCGCCAGTATGATCAGCAGACATGTAAGTTTATTTCCACAATCACCGCCTCATTCACTGGTCCCTACATAATTAACTGCTCACTCAGCAGTGAGTCGTGGGAAGTTGTGCAAATGAGACTTCTGCACTTCTGACATATGACACATtagtgtgttttattgcttttgaaGGCATGGCACATGGAATACGTTTTCACACCTAGgtaccaaaataaaactacaacgGTAAATGACGGGCACTATGTGACAACCAGGCTGACATTTCTGATGTTGACTGTATCTGGATATATTACAAACGTGCCATCGTTTCCTTGGTGTATTGCATTGTGggacaaaaaaggcaaaaaagatttttttttttatcgcacATAGCCACGTGGCTACTTGTTCAAATCTTAAATTGCCCTTTTGAAGGAATGCAGTAAACtaattaaagataaaacacaaactaatttATTCACAGTTGACCTGTATGAATttcagtatttaaataaaacccaTTTTTGAATTCACGAGAAACACAGCGTATGAACACGGACCAGAAACGGTGCTTGTCAATGAAGACCAGCAAAACATCAAAAGTAAAAGCCACAACAGCCACTCAAACCTTGAGTTGTAGCTGTTGGTTTAAAGAAATCGTGTCACTTTTCTAACGTTTTTCTTTGATGATCATACTGCTGTTGCCCCGCAACTGATCAAGCAGGTTTTTGAATCCACGATTCTTCTGTGCTTTCCGCTTGGGTGTGCCCGCTTTTGGTTTAGCCCTTTCCAGGGTTAGTGAGGATGGAATCAACTCAACGCTCTCTTCATTGTCTGTTACACTGATGGCTTCCTGTTCAGGAGAGGAGTGACTAATACTGATGTGTTGGTAGTGATCGTTGCTCTGGAGACGCCGCTGCTTAGCAACGCGAGGACCCTCAGAATCTGCCCTTGCCCTCTTCCTTCTTcggttcttcttctccttttttgttgGCACGTTGACTCGGCGTCTGAGGTTCCTGACAAAATAGTGCAACACTTGTAAGTCATTTTTTAAGAAAGCGGGCGTACtggtcagaaataaaaatgtattaccTCTGTAGGAAAGCGTGCGGCCTTGAGCAGGATGAAGACGATGCTTCCACTCCCCCCCATTGCTTCCAAAGCTTCTTGACCAACAATTTCCTGACAAAACAAAGCAGTGCAATTCAGCTTTGACAGCAGGTAAATTCAGAGAACGATGTTCCATCTTAAAAACAGCAGTCCTACACACACTGCGTACACAAGTGATCTTACCCTCTTGAATTGGGTAGCCTTTTGGGTGTCCACTTTTTGATGAGGACCCACTGGTCACATGTCAGGGACTTAGGATCTGAAGAACCAACAGAACCACAGACACTGGTTTGAAAACCCTTTAAAAtggttaaatgtttattttatgagttGATGCACAGGTGAGTAACAGTGCTGTGATCTGAGCGATGTGGAGTTGAATGTGTTTACAGAACGACtttgattggttggaggactatctcATTACATGCAAAGGTATTTTTCCTCTGTATCGGAACACGGCACATAATGAAACCTAAATGAATGTTGCTAGACTCACATtctaataagaaataaatatgaaaggCTCATTTACAACAAACGTATAAATGATAACATTGTTAAGAATATTACAAGAATTATTTCATCAATCCATTAATCCATTAAGCTGAGGCTGGATCATGTTGGACCATCAACACATTCCAGTTTGATGTTTATTCCAGTAATGAGGTATCCAAAGGTGCACAATCTTATTTGGTCCAAAATTTGCTGTAGCTATGACCCTGCCTCTCCCAcacagacattttcattttgtgtaacACATACGAGGAAAGAATGCACTCACCATTGTCGAGGAGTTTGTTTTTGGTTGGTGCTTTTATTCTCTTTGCCTTCTGATAGAGTTTCCGACAGGCTGAGCACAGACTCTGAGAAGGCCTCGGCTTCTTGGGGGTGGGACAATACGAGAAGTTGGGGCCAGAAGCTACACTACACTCAGAGATGCGGTCCTCATCCGATTCGTCCAGTCCTGTGTCGGATATCTCTATTGCCTTTCcttcattctcctcctctgcatcgCAGCTGGTGTTGATGATGTCGATGATGTCTCGCACCATCCCCTCATCTTTATCAGCTGCATCACCAGCACCTTTGTCCTTCCTCTGCCCCGTCCTCCGTCTCTGACCTTTCAGTCGACGCTGGACGACTTCTTCATCTGATAGTGAACTTTTCTTGGGGCTTTTCTTAGAGGCCTTTTGCAGTTTGGACAAGCGCCTGGATGAGCGTTTCTGATACATGGGTCTTTTCCACTTCATACAGTACTGTAGTGAGCTGTGGCAGTGAGGGCAACAGTGACTACATGTACTAAAGCAGCATGCTGGCATACCGTCATTACGGAATTgcgacttttttattttcctactgAACTGGGGTCATGTGCCGAAAACCTATTCTCTTCATCTTACCTGTAATATTCCACTTTAAAGGACaaagaatgaatggatgaatccCAGATGTCTCTTTCATACCTACCAATTGAAGACAACAAATCAGTATGGTAAATAAACAACATGCAGGATTAGAAACAGAATTGCACAtactgatgttttatttgtttcattcagagtaacacagtttatttttttctcagcagaTGATACAGGCGTGTGACCTGCACAGATGAGCAATTTGCTCTGTTTTGTAAATCTTAGACTGCTTTGAGTTTTCTGAAGTTATATCACtaagtttattttgtgttctttATAACGTCGTGagcatgttttattattacagGGAGGTCTCCATTGTGTTGTTATATGTGCCTTCTGTCGTTTATAACTTGTGTAgcatacaaataaataagtaaataaataaatacttcttcaacaacacacaaactttCCATATTTGGCAAGTAAATACAGTGGACAGAGCTAAAGACATGAaagtaaatatgtatattttgtgtAGCGAGGGTAAGGATCATAACAATATAACAGTAGGTTTTGACTACTCAACAAGGCAGCACATCAACTATGGATGGTGATGGAGGACGGTCTGTTCGACCTTTTAGGAACTTGTGTAATCAAACCAACTTGCAATTTATTCGTCGTAAAGTACGCACAATACACAAACTGGCCTCTTAGTGCTCGTTGTAATGCTAGCAATGCAGGGTTTAGCACATTCTACGCCGAAGTGGCCACACACTGCTGATGCTCGGCTAGTTTTAGCATGCCGAATTCACTTAGCTAAACATCACACTTTACACTGAAGGCTTGAAGGCAGCGGCGCCTGGATCACCCCCGAACCAAAGCCGTGTGCTATGAGTTTAAAACTTACTCAGCCTCGGCTCCTTCATACTTAAACATGTCGGTTACAGTTTTCACTCTTAACGAACTGGCTCGTGCGTGATTCGACTGTGCGTTGTTGATGAGCTCGAGGAAACTTACTACAAGAAGCGCGAGATGGGGGGAACTGGGCTATCCTGTCCCACAGCTCAGTGTACggttcttctttttcatcttctttcttcttctccttttcatttgtcatttctttctttctttctttgttttttattgggGGTTGGCAAAGCAGCTTAAAGGCGCATTACCGCCACCACCTGACCAGAGTGTGAAATAGACCAGGGGCCCCCATCACGTCGATCTCGATTCGACTGGTTGATCTCGAAGATAGTCCGGGTATATCGCGTGTATCGGCACACATCTTCAGCCATGCACAACTTCCACAACAATAGCTCTACATTaccgctctttttttttaacactttagTGAGGACTTTGGACTAATTCACAGAAACATGTCAACAACCCGGTCAGGAGAATCTCAGGGGAGTGAATGGTTTGCAGATTCCGTCAGAGGCCGGGGGCGTGTGTTCGTAATCAGTTTTGTTCTTCACTTTGCCCCAGTTTTCTCTGTGCTCAGTGAGCTGCACTTACACAAGAGGAAAGGACGATGAGGAAAGCAGCAGTGTTTGCACTTTTTCTGCTGATCATGGCTATGGAGGGGAATGGCGCTGCAGATAAGATGAAGGAATCTGTGGCAGAAAACGCCAGGCCAAAGGAGAAGGTGAAGACAAAAGAGGCTGAGGCAACCAACACCATTCCTGCAAGTGACAGCGCTTATTCACCTTTTTCA encodes:
- the si:ch211-227n13.3 gene encoding uncharacterized protein si:ch211-227n13.3 isoform X2 — protein: MPACCFSTCSHCCPHCHSSLQYCMKWKRPMYQKRSSRRLSKLQKASKKSPKKSSLSDEEVVQRRLKGQRRRTGQRKDKGAGDAADKDEGMVRDIIDIINTSCDAEEENEGKAIEISDTGLDESDEDRISECSVASGPNFSYCPTPKKPRPSQSLCSACRKLYQKAKRIKAPTKNKLLDNDPKSLTCDQWVLIKKWTPKRLPNSRGKLLVKKLWKQWGGVEASSSSCSRPHAFLQRNLRRRVNVPTKKEKKNRRRKRARADSEGPRVAKQRRLQSNDHYQHISISHSSPEQEAISVTDNEESVELIPSSLTLERAKPKAGTPKRKAQKNRGFKNLLDQLRGNSSMIIKEKR
- the si:ch211-227n13.3 gene encoding uncharacterized protein si:ch211-227n13.3 isoform X1; its protein translation is MFKYEGAEAEYERDIWDSSIHSLSFKVEYYSSLQYCMKWKRPMYQKRSSRRLSKLQKASKKSPKKSSLSDEEVVQRRLKGQRRRTGQRKDKGAGDAADKDEGMVRDIIDIINTSCDAEEENEGKAIEISDTGLDESDEDRISECSVASGPNFSYCPTPKKPRPSQSLCSACRKLYQKAKRIKAPTKNKLLDNDPKSLTCDQWVLIKKWTPKRLPNSRGKLLVKKLWKQWGGVEASSSSCSRPHAFLQRNLRRRVNVPTKKEKKNRRRKRARADSEGPRVAKQRRLQSNDHYQHISISHSSPEQEAISVTDNEESVELIPSSLTLERAKPKAGTPKRKAQKNRGFKNLLDQLRGNSSMIIKEKR
- the si:ch211-227n13.3 gene encoding uncharacterized protein si:ch211-227n13.3 isoform X3, producing MKWKRPMYQKRSSRRLSKLQKASKKSPKKSSLSDEEVVQRRLKGQRRRTGQRKDKGAGDAADKDEGMVRDIIDIINTSCDAEEENEGKAIEISDTGLDESDEDRISECSVASGPNFSYCPTPKKPRPSQSLCSACRKLYQKAKRIKAPTKNKLLDNDPKSLTCDQWVLIKKWTPKRLPNSRGKLLVKKLWKQWGGVEASSSSCSRPHAFLQRNLRRRVNVPTKKEKKNRRRKRARADSEGPRVAKQRRLQSNDHYQHISISHSSPEQEAISVTDNEESVELIPSSLTLERAKPKAGTPKRKAQKNRGFKNLLDQLRGNSSMIIKEKR